The sequence ATTTGGAACTTTTTGCCAAACTGGGAGACTCTGAATCCCCTAAACTTCCGGAAGCAGCCTGGCATTCCAGATCCGCTGCTTATTATTTGGAAACGGAATACGGTTTAAAAACAAGATCCGTTTTAGATGCGGTAAAACACCATACTCTCGGCGGAGAAAACCTGAATCCGTTAGATTATATATTATATGCCGCCGACTTTTTGGGTTCCGAGTTTGCGGAAAGACAAAAGGAATATTCTGAATGGAGAAACAAGGCCAAGGAAAATTTATACTCTGCCGTTTTGAATAAGGCGGTCCATACCATGCAGGACCTTTTGGATCATAAAAGAGAGATCCATATAAGAACGATCTCCATGTATCATTTCGCCTTGGGGAAATTATCCAATTGACAGGGTTATTTTTTCTTTCTGAATGGAATCCGAGGCTTTGATTTGAGTCCTAACAAACCGATTCGACCTTTTAATCTGATTCCATTATGGATCGCCGCAGGCTTTCTATTTTTGGCGTTATTATTTTTTCTATTCCGTAATTTCAGAAGAACAGGCTTAGACGAAAAGATCAGCTCAGGCAAACCGATCCATATACTTTTCCATGCTGTAAGTAACGACGATGTATATGAATTCGGATTTTTAGCGACTATCTTCCCTTCTCAAGAAAGAGTCGGCTTATTCTTTTTTCATCCGATCACTACATTCGAAGATCCGGAAGATAGTTTAGAACAAATTAAATCCAAGGCAACATCTGCGGTAAAAGATGCGGTCCAGGATATTCTAGGTTCCAAGCCTAATTATACGGTAAAAATCAATGCTTCTTCCTTTATTAAGATAGTAGATATCTTAGGCGGAGTGAATTTATACACTGATAACCGCACGAATAGAATTTCTCCTTCTTATGTAAGAGAACCAGGTTTGTATTCTTATTCTGGAGAAGATGCGTACGATTACGTTTCTTATATGGATAAGAAGGAAACCTTGGACTATTTGGATCGTATCAGCAGACAAGAAAGTGCAGTCCTATCTATTTATGAAACCTTATACGAAAACAAAGAACTTCTGAACTCATTTTGGTCGGAGATGGTTTTCAGTCTGATAGATTCGGATCTATCCAAAGAGGATTTTTACACTCTTCTAAAATTCGCTACTTCTCATAGACTTGCATTCGGAATTACCGAACTTCCCGGAGAACCTGCATTAGATCCAAAAACAAGACGTTTATTCTTAACTGCCGATCCTGCCAGAGCCTCCGTCGCCATCCGAAAATTTCATAAAGATGTATCTGCTGAAATTTTCACTGACGGAGAATATGCCAGAACGGAAGTATTGAACGGAACAGATGTTGCCGGTCTTGCAAAAGATGTAAGAACTACATTAGCGGACAAAAGGATCAAGGTACTTTCGGTGGACAACGCCTGGACCAAAGATATCAAAAAAACGATCATCTTGGATCGTTCCGGGAATACAGCAGTGGCGGATAAAATTTCCTCCATATTAGAAAAAACAAAAGTATATCATGTATTAAGAAAGGATCTAGGACTGGACTCTACCGTGCTCTTAGGATCCGATATAGAGCCTAAAAAATAAATATGAGTCCTTCTCCCAAAAATAACCCGGAAAACACAATGGAAATCCTGAAAACTATCCATAAGATCATGCAGGATAAAAAATGCGAAGAGATCGCGGTATTAAACCTAGAATCAGTGCATTCATACTTAAGTTTCTTTTTGATCTGCACCGTGAACTCAGCAGTGCAAGCGAACGCTGTAGCGAGAGAGATCAAAAAAGCATTAAAAGGTTTTAAACTACCTCATAAGGAAACCGATAAAACGGGAACATCCTCCTCTTCCGGTTGGACCCTGCTGGACTACGGCGAATTTATAGTCCATATAATGACTCCGGAAAAAAGAGAATATTATAATCTAGACAGACTTTGGAGAGATGCGGAGAGAATAGAACTCTCTTAATCTTCTACCAATCTTGCTCTTAAGCTAGACCAATCCGATACAGGAAGTTCACAGTGAAATCCTACGCAAACGTATGCTTTCACTCCTCCTCCTGAATTTCTGTTTTTTAGAAGCAGGAATTTTTCTCCATTCTCTTTTGCTTCCTTATCGTTAGCCCATACAAGTACCGTTTCCGGCAAAAATAAGGAGCCAACTCCTTTCCAAATAGGTAATAATTCTTCTTGGGAGGAATATACTACCGCAAGTTCTCTTCCCGGAGATTTTCTAAGCCATAATGCGGAAAGCATATATGGATAACTCATCGGATAAGCTTCTAATTCAGGTTTGAAATAGGAAAGGATAGAGTCCGCATATTGCAGATATTTTTCAGAATCCACCACTCCTAACTTAGAAAGTAAAACAAATGCAGTCGCAAAGGAACTATTTGCGGAAGGTTCCACTCCATCATACCCGTCTACGGTCCTTCTGAGCAATACCTCTCCGTCTATTCCCGAATCAAAGAACACGCCGGAAGGACTTCTGAAAAGGCGGATCGCTTCTTCGGTATATCGGATCGCATTCTCCAAATATCTGAATCCTTTTCCTGCTTGGAATAGACAGAGAGAAGCCAATACAAATTCCGCATAATCGGTGCTATATGCTAAGAATCTTGCTTCTCCTTCTCTAAATCTTCGGAGAAGTCTTCCGTCTTCTCGGATCAGGTTTTTTTCCAAGAACTTATAGGTTTCTTCCGCTTCTCTTAATAGATCTCCGTCTCCGAATGCCATCGCTGCTTTTGTCAATGCCTTGATGTACAAGCAGTTCCAAGAGAATAAGATCTTATCATCCCTAAGAGGTCTGATCCTGGCGGAACGTTTTTCTAAAAGTTTTTTTCTATTTCTGGAAACGATCTCTTCCAACTCGGAAGGTTCCAAACCATGAAGTCTGGAGAAATT comes from Leptospira dzoumogneensis and encodes:
- the yqeK gene encoding bis(5'-nucleosyl)-tetraphosphatase (symmetrical) YqeK, which codes for MLPNTTPEQIKYFTDIVPNEITKTRWEHSLRVAEIAEELARIHSPNETKEAYLAGVVHDITKQKTKEFHLELFAKLGDSESPKLPEAAWHSRSAAYYLETEYGLKTRSVLDAVKHHTLGGENLNPLDYILYAADFLGSEFAERQKEYSEWRNKAKENLYSAVLNKAVHTMQDLLDHKREIHIRTISMYHFALGKLSN
- a CDS encoding LCP family protein — encoded protein: MSPNKPIRPFNLIPLWIAAGFLFLALLFFLFRNFRRTGLDEKISSGKPIHILFHAVSNDDVYEFGFLATIFPSQERVGLFFFHPITTFEDPEDSLEQIKSKATSAVKDAVQDILGSKPNYTVKINASSFIKIVDILGGVNLYTDNRTNRISPSYVREPGLYSYSGEDAYDYVSYMDKKETLDYLDRISRQESAVLSIYETLYENKELLNSFWSEMVFSLIDSDLSKEDFYTLLKFATSHRLAFGITELPGEPALDPKTRRLFLTADPARASVAIRKFHKDVSAEIFTDGEYARTEVLNGTDVAGLAKDVRTTLADKRIKVLSVDNAWTKDIKKTIILDRSGNTAVADKISSILEKTKVYHVLRKDLGLDSTVLLGSDIEPKK
- the rsfS gene encoding ribosome silencing factor, which translates into the protein MSPSPKNNPENTMEILKTIHKIMQDKKCEEIAVLNLESVHSYLSFFLICTVNSAVQANAVAREIKKALKGFKLPHKETDKTGTSSSSGWTLLDYGEFIVHIMTPEKREYYNLDRLWRDAERIELS